In Flagellatimonas centrodinii, a single window of DNA contains:
- the ampD gene encoding 1,6-anhydro-N-acetylmuramyl-L-alanine amidase AmpD encodes MGNELRQTGGPSVAAGGARRRRPSLVVDADGLRLQGARWCPSPNADARPDASDITLLVIHAISLPPEYFRGDAVEALFTNRLDPQSHPAFCDLQGLRVSAHLFLRRAGALIQFVPFTARAWHAGVSRFDGRERCNDFSIGIELEGSDHRPFTATQYRRLAAVTRALQRSFPGITPDRIVGHSDIAPGRKTDPGPYFDWDHYRSLL; translated from the coding sequence ATGGGCAATGAACTCAGACAAACCGGAGGCCCGAGTGTAGCGGCCGGTGGCGCCCGCCGCCGCCGTCCATCGTTGGTGGTCGACGCGGACGGCCTGCGGTTGCAGGGTGCACGCTGGTGTCCGTCGCCCAACGCCGATGCGCGTCCCGATGCGTCCGACATCACGCTATTGGTGATTCATGCCATTTCGCTGCCGCCCGAGTACTTTCGTGGTGACGCTGTGGAGGCATTGTTCACCAATCGGCTGGACCCGCAGTCACATCCGGCCTTCTGCGACCTGCAGGGCCTCCGGGTCTCGGCCCATCTGTTTTTGCGGCGGGCCGGCGCGCTGATCCAATTCGTTCCCTTCACTGCGCGTGCCTGGCACGCCGGCGTGTCGCGTTTCGACGGGCGCGAACGCTGCAACGATTTTTCCATCGGCATCGAGCTCGAGGGGTCTGACCATCGTCCGTTCACGGCGACCCAGTACCGTCGTCTGGCGGCGGTGACCCGTGCATTGCAACGGTCGTTTCCGGGCATTACCCCTGACCGTATCGTCGGCCACTCGGATATCGCCCCCGGCCGCAAGACCGACCCCGGCCCCTATTTCGACTGGGACCACTACCGGAGCCTGCTATGA
- a CDS encoding cob(I)yrinic acid a,c-diamide adenosyltransferase, producing MGHRLSKIVTRTGDTGTTGLATGDRLSKAHLRVHAMGDVDELNCVIGLVLIHPLPTPMREQLQRTQQELFSLGGELAMPGHTLVTDEQVAMLEASLQALNEALPPLKEFIMPGGTPACAHAHLGRAVARRAERALWDLHAAEPLAPNPMRYLNRLSDYLFVCARALARQEHGEEVEWRRTPRST from the coding sequence ATGGGTCATCGCCTTTCCAAAATCGTTACCCGTACCGGCGACACCGGTACCACCGGACTCGCCACTGGCGACCGCCTGTCGAAAGCGCATCTGCGGGTGCACGCGATGGGCGATGTGGACGAGCTGAACTGCGTGATCGGTCTGGTGCTGATCCATCCGCTACCGACGCCCATGCGCGAGCAGCTGCAACGCACCCAGCAGGAGTTGTTCAGCCTGGGCGGCGAGTTGGCGATGCCGGGCCATACCCTGGTGACCGACGAACAGGTGGCGATGCTGGAGGCGTCGCTGCAGGCACTCAACGAGGCGCTGCCGCCGCTCAAGGAATTCATCATGCCCGGTGGCACACCGGCCTGTGCCCACGCCCACCTCGGACGCGCCGTGGCGCGGCGGGCCGAGCGTGCGCTGTGGGACCTGCATGCCGCCGAACCGCTGGCGCCCAACCCGATGCGCTATCTCAACCGCTTGTCGGACTACCTGTTTGTCTGCGCGCGTGCGCTTGCCCGGCAGGAGCACGGCGAAGAAGTCGAGTGGCGCCGTACGCCGCGGTCAACGTAG
- a CDS encoding helical backbone metal receptor codes for MKRCWLLPLLGLWSGALAATEATSPRVVTLAPHLAELICAAGACERLVAVADYTDTPAEVLDLPRIGDAFRVSLETLVALRPTHVITWDGGTPPELVARLRGLGFTVIPVRVERLEDIARALRQLGAQMGTETTADTEAARFLDQLEILRARYQARKPVRVFYQVDVMPAFTVNGDSPISEAIALCGGINVFAGLPRLAMAVNREQLVVTAIDVIVHAERDADAVQAFWSNLPLPASRRPAFIAVDAARIARASPAMLDALVPLCEALDALR; via the coding sequence GTGAAGCGATGCTGGCTTTTGCCGCTGCTGGGCCTCTGGTCCGGTGCGCTGGCGGCCACCGAGGCGACATCCCCCAGGGTGGTGACCCTGGCCCCGCATCTGGCGGAACTGATCTGTGCGGCCGGGGCCTGTGAACGGTTGGTTGCCGTGGCCGACTACACCGACACCCCGGCCGAGGTGTTGGACCTGCCGCGGATTGGCGACGCCTTCCGGGTGTCGTTGGAGACCCTGGTGGCACTACGCCCAACCCATGTCATCACCTGGGACGGGGGGACCCCGCCGGAGCTGGTGGCACGCTTGCGCGGGCTCGGCTTCACCGTCATTCCGGTCCGGGTAGAGCGGCTTGAGGATATCGCCCGTGCCCTGCGACAGCTGGGCGCGCAGATGGGGACCGAAACGACGGCCGATACAGAAGCCGCCCGGTTTCTCGATCAACTGGAGATCCTGCGGGCGCGGTATCAGGCACGGAAACCGGTCCGGGTGTTCTATCAGGTGGATGTGATGCCCGCCTTCACCGTCAATGGCGACAGCCCGATCAGCGAGGCGATCGCGCTCTGCGGCGGGATCAACGTCTTTGCCGGGTTGCCGCGTCTGGCCATGGCGGTGAACCGGGAACAATTGGTGGTGACCGCGATCGATGTGATCGTTCACGCCGAGCGCGATGCTGATGCCGTACAGGCGTTCTGGTCGAATCTGCCGCTGCCCGCCAGCCGCAGGCCGGCGTTCATTGCCGTCGACGCAGCGCGGATCGCCCGCGCCAGTCCCGCCATGCTGGACGCGCTGGTGCCGCTGTGCGAAGCCCTGGACGCGCTACGTTGA
- a CDS encoding HAD family hydrolase, giving the protein MRLAIFDLDHTLLAGDSDLLWGQYLCRLGVVDPAYYAAENLRFYQAYQAGTLDIHAFAAFSLKPLTEHPRAQLEAWRADFMQTVVEPIICPGADPLIARHRAEGAVTLIMTATNRFITEPIAARLGVDHLIATDPEEIDGRFTGRIAGTPNFQHGKVTRLAAWRQTQAEAADHVTFYSDSRNDLPLLEVADQAVAVDPDEVLRAEAEGRGWPIISLRSAPLKATDTP; this is encoded by the coding sequence ATGCGACTTGCCATCTTCGATCTTGACCACACCCTGCTGGCCGGCGATTCCGACCTGCTCTGGGGCCAGTACCTGTGTCGGCTCGGGGTGGTCGACCCGGCCTACTACGCTGCCGAAAACCTCCGCTTTTATCAGGCCTATCAGGCAGGCACCCTCGACATTCACGCATTCGCCGCCTTCAGCCTGAAGCCGTTGACGGAACATCCGCGCGCGCAGCTCGAAGCCTGGCGAGCCGATTTCATGCAGACGGTGGTCGAGCCGATCATCTGCCCGGGCGCCGACCCGCTGATCGCCCGACATCGGGCCGAAGGCGCCGTCACCCTGATCATGACCGCCACCAACCGCTTCATCACTGAGCCGATCGCAGCGCGGCTGGGGGTTGATCACCTGATTGCCACCGATCCCGAAGAGATTGATGGCCGCTTCACCGGCCGCATTGCGGGAACGCCCAATTTCCAGCACGGCAAAGTCACCCGGCTGGCGGCGTGGCGACAGACCCAGGCTGAAGCCGCCGACCACGTCACCTTCTACAGTGACTCGCGGAATGACCTGCCGCTGCTGGAAGTCGCCGACCAGGCGGTCGCGGTCGATCCGGACGAGGTGCTACGGGCCGAGGCGGAAGGCCGAGGCTGGCCGATCATCTCGCTGCGCAGCGCCCCGCTGAAAGCGACCGACACCCCCTAG
- a CDS encoding RNA pyrophosphohydrolase translates to MIDRDGFRPNVGIILTDAVGDVLWAKRIGQDAWQFPQGGIDGGESPEQAMYRELHEELGLLPDHVRIIGCTREWLRYRLPKRFIRRRRGRTCIGQKQRWFALQLLADDAAIHFDAAGHPEFDGWRWVNYWQPLEEVVAFKRDVYRQALHELAPLILQPEKFSNAA, encoded by the coding sequence GTGATTGACCGTGATGGCTTCAGACCGAATGTCGGCATCATCCTCACGGATGCGGTCGGTGACGTGCTGTGGGCCAAGCGGATCGGTCAGGATGCCTGGCAATTCCCACAGGGGGGCATTGACGGCGGAGAGTCCCCCGAACAGGCGATGTACCGCGAACTGCACGAGGAACTGGGCCTGTTGCCGGATCACGTCCGTATTATCGGCTGTACCCGTGAGTGGCTGCGCTACCGCTTGCCGAAGCGGTTCATCCGACGTCGCCGCGGACGTACCTGCATTGGTCAGAAACAGCGCTGGTTCGCGCTGCAGCTGCTGGCCGACGATGCCGCAATCCATTTCGATGCCGCCGGCCACCCCGAGTTTGATGGCTGGCGTTGGGTGAACTACTGGCAGCCGTTGGAGGAGGTGGTGGCCTTCAAGCGCGATGTCTACCGCCAGGCACTGCATGAACTGGCGCCGCTGATCCTGCAGCCGGAGAAGTTCTCGAATGCGGCGTAG
- the ampE gene encoding regulatory signaling modulator protein AmpE, producing the protein MTLIGVLAAILFERVLGQLPGWGDARVLPWAMRNAARWLPWPKLWSHPLVLLLWGLLPVWAVWELLEGIPHPLLQVLLSAGVLLLCLGPRDLAEDIHRLQAAHEAGDSATAHRLTQQLRLGAPQPDPSHRSLLGSLFIQSHERLFGVLLAFLAFGAAGALAYRLASRLPMHLLEHQGESPAQRWADRIHQVFAYLPARLTALLFGLAGSLDDALSAWRRLGDEQRSWDQRTWIVLSEVAAASVMREEADGAPAVPGKLDDCLDEVLRMQWRALLILLAVFAVGTTGSLL; encoded by the coding sequence ATGACCCTGATCGGCGTCCTCGCCGCCATCCTGTTCGAGCGCGTGCTGGGCCAGTTGCCGGGCTGGGGCGATGCCCGTGTCCTGCCCTGGGCGATGCGCAATGCGGCGCGCTGGTTGCCGTGGCCGAAGCTGTGGAGTCATCCGCTGGTATTGCTGCTGTGGGGGCTATTGCCGGTCTGGGCGGTGTGGGAACTGCTGGAAGGGATTCCCCATCCCCTGTTGCAAGTGTTGCTGTCGGCGGGCGTGCTGCTGCTGTGCCTGGGGCCGCGTGATCTGGCGGAGGATATCCACCGCCTGCAGGCGGCCCATGAGGCCGGAGACAGTGCCACCGCTCACCGCCTGACCCAACAGCTGCGATTGGGCGCGCCGCAGCCGGACCCGTCGCACCGGTCACTGCTGGGCTCACTGTTCATCCAGTCGCACGAGCGCCTGTTCGGTGTCCTGCTGGCGTTCCTCGCCTTCGGTGCCGCCGGTGCGCTGGCCTACCGTCTGGCCAGCCGTCTGCCGATGCACCTGCTTGAACATCAGGGGGAGAGCCCTGCGCAGCGGTGGGCCGACCGGATCCACCAGGTGTTTGCCTACCTGCCGGCGCGACTGACCGCCCTGTTGTTTGGCCTGGCCGGCAGCCTCGACGACGCCCTGTCGGCCTGGCGTCGACTGGGCGATGAGCAGCGCAGCTGGGACCAGCGCACCTGGATCGTGCTGTCGGAGGTTGCGGCGGCGTCGGTGATGCGGGAAGAGGCTGACGGTGCGCCGGCCGTCCCCGGCAAGCTGGACGACTGTCTCGACGAGGTCCTGCGGATGCAGTGGCGTGCGCTGCTGATTCTGCTGGCCGTCTTCGCCGTGGGGACCACCGGGTCATTGCTGTGA
- a CDS encoding M16 family metallopeptidase: protein MLVPLRALAASLSVTFCLAACATPTSRSTPAAEALPALPELSIPFSKHSLPNGLTLIVHEDHKAPLVAVNVWYHVGSKDERPGRTGFAHLFEHLMYKGTAHYDGDPFKLLEPAGATKMNGTTWYDRTNYFQNVPTGALDLALWLESERMGHLLPALTQAKLDEERGVVLNEKRQGENRPYGGIWEVIAAKTWPAGHPYSWTTIGSREDLNAATLDDVREWFEQHYGAANATLVIAGDVDTDAVVAKVKHYFGDIPAGPPRQRPEAWVARRQGESRHQMQDRVPQTRQLSVWNVPGDCEADNTLLQLASTLIGGGKNTRLYDRLLHADQSATRASAYVMPTEIAGQFIIDVMVRPGSDVDAVETSVREELQRFIAEGPTAEELERARTEVFAGAVRGLERIDGYRGKAAMLAQAEVYCDSPAHLDIWLDRVRNATPASVRDAAARWLDDGRFVLTVTPFNEGEIATEGADRSQPPAVQPADPLKLPPLEHFTLANGLEVAFARRDTAPVVQFSLLFRGGTAADQQQLPGTAALTLQLLNEGAGDRDALAFAAETSRLGAEIGGGNSLDLSYVTLNALSSRLDPSLALYADVLRRPRMAADDFERLRARTLAAIAQERSDPASLASRHYAALLFGDDHPYAMAGRGRGTETSVNAMTLDQLQGYRQHWLRPDNAQLVVVGDTTRAALEPLLNAHLGDWMPPAAPRPPLEVPAVAAPAPQVLLLDRPDAEQSYLLVATLAPALSSPQSLALEVANHAVGGSFSARLNTRLRVERNWSYGAYSGTRTSAGQRAWVATAPVQSDKTADALRDMVSVLSAPLETRPLTDDEVAFARKSLTLGLPGDNETTGEIAQSLIFPLAYEVAEDYWNRYVPAIQAVTTAQANAAYAALGSPRQAIYVIVGDLDRIEGGVRDAAAALGLGPVRVGPATTAAP from the coding sequence ATGCTGGTTCCACTTCGTGCCCTCGCGGCGTCACTGTCGGTGACCTTCTGTCTCGCGGCCTGTGCCACCCCGACATCGCGATCGACGCCTGCGGCGGAGGCGCTACCTGCGCTCCCCGAGCTCTCCATCCCGTTCAGCAAGCATAGCCTCCCCAACGGGCTGACGCTGATCGTGCATGAGGATCACAAGGCGCCGCTGGTGGCGGTCAACGTCTGGTACCACGTCGGCAGCAAGGACGAGCGGCCGGGCCGCACCGGTTTCGCCCACTTGTTCGAGCACCTGATGTACAAGGGCACCGCGCACTACGACGGCGATCCGTTCAAGCTGCTGGAGCCGGCCGGCGCCACCAAGATGAATGGCACCACCTGGTACGACCGCACCAACTATTTCCAGAACGTGCCCACCGGCGCGCTGGACCTCGCCCTGTGGCTGGAATCTGAGCGTATGGGTCACCTGCTGCCAGCGCTGACCCAGGCCAAGCTCGATGAAGAACGCGGGGTGGTTCTCAACGAGAAACGTCAGGGCGAGAACCGGCCCTATGGGGGTATCTGGGAGGTCATCGCTGCCAAGACCTGGCCCGCCGGGCACCCCTACTCCTGGACCACCATCGGCTCGCGCGAGGACCTCAACGCCGCCACGCTCGACGACGTCCGCGAGTGGTTCGAACAGCACTACGGCGCCGCCAATGCCACCCTGGTAATTGCGGGAGATGTCGACACCGATGCGGTGGTGGCCAAGGTCAAACACTACTTCGGTGACATCCCGGCAGGGCCGCCACGACAGCGTCCGGAGGCCTGGGTCGCACGGCGCCAGGGCGAGAGCCGCCATCAGATGCAGGACCGGGTGCCGCAGACCCGGCAGCTCAGCGTCTGGAACGTGCCCGGTGACTGCGAAGCAGACAACACCCTGCTGCAGTTGGCCAGCACCCTGATCGGCGGCGGCAAGAACACCCGTCTCTATGACCGGTTGCTGCATGCCGACCAGAGCGCCACGCGCGCCAGCGCTTATGTCATGCCCACCGAAATCGCGGGCCAGTTCATCATCGATGTGATGGTGCGTCCGGGCAGCGATGTTGACGCTGTCGAAACGAGTGTCCGCGAGGAACTGCAGCGGTTTATTGCCGAGGGCCCGACGGCAGAGGAACTTGAACGCGCCCGCACCGAGGTGTTCGCCGGTGCCGTGCGCGGCCTTGAGCGCATCGACGGCTATCGCGGCAAGGCCGCCATGCTGGCGCAGGCCGAGGTCTACTGCGACAGCCCGGCGCACCTGGATATCTGGCTTGATCGCGTCCGCAATGCCACCCCGGCGTCGGTGCGTGATGCCGCCGCCCGCTGGCTCGATGACGGTCGCTTCGTACTCACCGTGACCCCGTTCAACGAAGGCGAGATCGCAACCGAAGGCGCCGACCGCAGCCAGCCACCGGCGGTGCAGCCCGCCGATCCACTCAAACTGCCGCCGCTCGAGCATTTCACGCTTGCCAACGGGCTCGAGGTGGCATTCGCGCGGCGCGATACGGCGCCGGTGGTGCAGTTCAGTCTGCTGTTTCGCGGCGGCACAGCGGCGGACCAGCAACAATTGCCAGGCACCGCAGCACTCACCTTGCAGCTGCTGAACGAGGGCGCCGGGGATCGTGACGCTCTCGCCTTCGCCGCCGAGACCTCGCGCCTGGGTGCGGAGATCGGCGGCGGCAACAGTCTTGACCTGTCCTATGTGACGCTCAACGCACTGAGCTCGCGGCTGGACCCGAGCCTGGCGCTCTACGCCGATGTGCTGCGGCGTCCGCGGATGGCGGCCGACGACTTCGAGCGTCTGCGTGCCCGCACGCTGGCGGCCATTGCCCAGGAGCGCAGTGACCCCGCCAGCCTGGCCAGTCGTCACTACGCCGCACTGTTGTTCGGCGATGACCATCCCTACGCCATGGCCGGCCGTGGCCGCGGGACCGAGACCTCGGTCAACGCGATGACGCTGGACCAGCTGCAAGGCTACCGTCAGCACTGGCTGCGCCCCGACAACGCACAGCTGGTGGTGGTGGGCGACACCACCCGGGCGGCGCTCGAGCCACTGCTGAACGCGCATCTCGGCGACTGGATGCCGCCGGCCGCCCCCCGGCCGCCCTTGGAGGTGCCAGCAGTCGCGGCGCCGGCGCCGCAGGTGCTGTTGCTCGATCGGCCGGACGCCGAGCAGTCGTACCTGCTGGTGGCGACCTTGGCCCCCGCGCTCAGCAGCCCGCAATCGCTGGCGCTGGAGGTGGCCAACCATGCGGTGGGCGGCTCGTTCTCGGCCCGTCTCAACACCCGCCTGCGGGTCGAGCGCAACTGGAGCTATGGCGCTTACTCGGGAACCCGCACCAGTGCCGGTCAACGCGCCTGGGTCGCGACAGCGCCGGTGCAATCCGACAAGACCGCCGACGCCCTGCGCGACATGGTGTCGGTGCTGTCAGCACCGCTCGAAACGCGCCCGCTGACCGATGACGAGGTGGCCTTCGCCCGCAAGAGCCTGACGCTGGGACTGCCGGGCGACAACGAGACCACGGGCGAAATTGCCCAGTCGCTGATCTTTCCGTTGGCCTACGAGGTGGCGGAGGACTACTGGAACCGCTACGTACCGGCGATTCAGGCGGTAACGACGGCGCAAGCCAACGCGGCCTATGCGGCGCTGGGGTCACCGCGGCAGGCGATTTACGTGATCGTCGGTGATCTTGACCGTATCGAAGGTGGCGTCCGCGACGCTGCCGCTGCCCTGGGCCTGGGTCCGGTGCGGGTCGGTCCGGCGACGACGGCGGCGCCGTGA
- a CDS encoding DUF2799 domain-containing protein gives MRRSLVALVATTSLLSACASLSEAECHTVDWHARGLRDGHDGVPLTRVYDYRQDCNEHGIRTDETAWRAGHQIGLLSYCTAERGYTEGLAGRRYHKVCPLDREAAFLPAFELGAARYSVDSEMASVTRNQAQLEATLLDRETPDDERRELRRRLREQDRYLIALRRYRDQLLLLGPGDPLPLRPRAYDVWSD, from the coding sequence ATGCGGCGTAGTCTGGTGGCACTGGTCGCCACGACCAGTCTGCTGTCGGCCTGTGCCTCGTTGTCCGAGGCGGAATGCCATACGGTGGACTGGCACGCACGCGGCCTGCGTGATGGACACGATGGGGTCCCATTGACCCGGGTGTATGACTACCGACAGGATTGCAACGAACACGGTATCCGGACCGATGAAACCGCGTGGCGGGCCGGGCACCAGATCGGCTTGCTGAGTTATTGCACGGCCGAGCGTGGCTATACCGAGGGTCTTGCCGGGCGGCGCTACCACAAGGTTTGCCCGCTGGACCGCGAGGCGGCATTTCTGCCGGCCTTTGAACTGGGCGCTGCGCGGTATTCGGTCGACAGCGAAATGGCGTCTGTTACCCGCAATCAGGCGCAGCTGGAAGCGACGCTGCTGGATCGCGAGACGCCGGATGACGAGCGACGCGAACTGCGCCGCCGTCTTCGCGAGCAGGACCGCTATCTAATTGCGCTGCGCCGCTACCGGGACCAGCTACTGCTGCTGGGCCCGGGTGATCCGCTGCCGCTGCGGCCGCGCGCTTACGACGTCTGGTCGGACTGA
- a CDS encoding inositol monophosphatase family protein has product MYADHLATARAAAEAAADLIRKAYRGNFKVETKADATPVTEVDIAAERVIREVIGQRFPGHAFFGEELGRGDTDAEFLWLIDPIDGTKAFVRGYPMFSVQIALMHRGVLVLGVSCAPCWNGGAGETAWAVKGEGAWLDDHPIRVSDVDALPQATLSLGNLARLAAAPGWARLGGLIPQLHRIRGYADFLHYHLLAAGRIDAVVETNVNILDIAALTVIVREAGGRFTTLDGGEIGLDTTTVLASNGRLHPAFGSLADGL; this is encoded by the coding sequence ATGTACGCTGACCATCTCGCCACTGCCCGCGCTGCCGCCGAGGCCGCCGCCGACCTCATCCGCAAGGCCTATCGGGGGAATTTCAAGGTGGAGACCAAGGCCGATGCCACGCCGGTGACCGAGGTCGACATCGCGGCCGAGCGGGTCATCCGCGAGGTGATCGGCCAGCGCTTTCCCGGGCACGCGTTCTTTGGCGAGGAACTGGGGCGAGGCGACACCGATGCCGAGTTCCTGTGGTTGATTGACCCGATCGACGGCACCAAGGCTTTTGTTCGCGGCTATCCGATGTTCTCGGTACAGATCGCGCTGATGCATCGGGGCGTGCTGGTGCTCGGCGTGTCCTGTGCGCCCTGCTGGAATGGGGGTGCCGGCGAGACCGCCTGGGCGGTGAAGGGCGAGGGCGCCTGGCTCGATGACCACCCGATTCGGGTCAGCGATGTCGATGCGCTGCCACAGGCGACCCTGTCTCTCGGCAATCTGGCACGGCTGGCGGCGGCTCCAGGCTGGGCGCGCCTCGGCGGCCTCATCCCGCAGCTGCATCGCATTCGCGGGTACGCAGATTTTCTGCACTACCACCTGTTGGCGGCCGGCCGTATCGATGCGGTGGTCGAGACCAACGTCAACATTCTCGACATTGCGGCACTGACGGTGATCGTGCGTGAGGCGGGTGGCCGGTTCACCACCCTCGACGGCGGCGAGATCGGCCTCGATACCACCACCGTGCTGGCCTCCAACGGCCGGCTTCACCCCGCATTCGGAAGTCTCGCCGACGGACTCTGA
- a CDS encoding TonB-dependent receptor domain-containing protein, whose translation MKTLLFLGAITAPFLLSFPASADTPSELDPVTVTATRSEQSLSGVLPSITVISRADIERLQPNDIADLLRFIPGVDVARNGGPGQTVSVFIRGGNSDHTLFMVDGVRYTTETFLNALVQHLTPESIERIEVLKGSRSAAWGSDAIGGVVNIITRQAPEGLSGGLSLKGGSYGTRDTSVRGGIRRGAHHFNANVQVQNIDGYPPLRSGGRDAGHENTTLVLNGGTDIAGQRFEFQHQWATGTTEFLQFGADRSQDFDARIGQLRWITPLPGDWNLQVSGQFSRDTLDQLQPDDAARPNLLSRSEIERHGVEAEAWGALAGVDLRLGFLSNLSAIDSISYSAFGDSLTQEKTRRKAGFLQASDRWGAVDALVSARYTDHQQFGDVTTGSLELGYHLTPSTRIAALYGTGFKEPDLTDLFGSFGNPDLQPEQSKSAELNLRQQIGDHQAVTVALFDLRIRDFILFDPVSFNPYNATARIHGTEIRWQYDDARWRFDLSGSLQDPQNEVTGGKLVRRSHKSLSASAQRRFNTVAVGLDVFAQGRREDSNQAILGGYGLLNADVTWQLSPSLRLAVRGENLLDRRYELIDDYRTAAASGYVTLRYDWQP comes from the coding sequence ATGAAAACCCTGTTGTTTCTGGGCGCCATTACGGCGCCATTCCTGTTGTCATTTCCCGCCTCTGCGGACACGCCATCCGAACTCGATCCGGTAACGGTCACCGCGACCCGATCCGAGCAGTCGTTGTCGGGGGTACTGCCCTCCATCACCGTCATCAGCCGGGCCGATATCGAGCGACTGCAGCCGAACGATATCGCCGACCTCCTGCGGTTCATTCCCGGCGTCGATGTTGCACGCAACGGCGGCCCTGGCCAGACCGTGTCGGTGTTCATCCGCGGCGGCAATTCCGATCACACGCTGTTCATGGTGGACGGCGTGCGCTACACCACCGAGACCTTCCTCAATGCGCTGGTCCAGCACCTGACGCCGGAATCCATCGAGCGCATCGAGGTTCTGAAGGGTTCGCGATCCGCCGCCTGGGGCTCTGACGCCATCGGCGGTGTGGTCAATATCATCACGCGCCAGGCACCGGAGGGCCTCAGCGGAGGCCTGTCGCTCAAGGGCGGCAGCTACGGTACCCGCGACACCAGCGTCCGTGGCGGAATCCGTCGTGGTGCGCACCACTTCAACGCCAATGTTCAAGTCCAGAACATCGACGGCTATCCACCGCTGCGAAGCGGCGGACGTGATGCCGGTCATGAAAACACCACCCTGGTCCTCAACGGCGGAACCGACATCGCCGGCCAGCGGTTCGAGTTCCAGCACCAGTGGGCCACTGGGACCACCGAGTTCCTGCAGTTCGGCGCCGACCGCAGCCAGGATTTCGATGCCCGGATCGGGCAGCTGCGGTGGATCACGCCACTACCGGGCGACTGGAACCTGCAGGTCAGCGGGCAGTTCTCACGCGACACCCTCGACCAGTTGCAGCCGGATGACGCCGCCCGCCCGAACCTTCTGAGCCGCTCGGAAATCGAGCGCCATGGGGTCGAAGCGGAGGCGTGGGGCGCGCTGGCGGGTGTCGACCTCCGGCTCGGCTTTCTCAGCAATCTGTCGGCAATCGATTCGATCAGCTACTCCGCTTTCGGCGACAGTCTGACGCAGGAGAAGACCCGTCGGAAGGCGGGATTCCTCCAGGCGAGCGATCGCTGGGGCGCGGTCGATGCGCTGGTGTCGGCACGCTATACCGATCACCAGCAATTCGGCGATGTCACCACCGGCAGCCTCGAACTCGGCTATCACCTCACCCCGTCGACCCGCATCGCAGCTTTGTATGGCACTGGCTTCAAGGAACCGGACCTTACGGACTTGTTCGGCAGCTTCGGCAACCCTGACCTGCAGCCCGAGCAATCGAAGAGCGCAGAGCTGAATCTGCGCCAGCAGATCGGTGACCACCAGGCGGTCACGGTCGCGCTGTTCGATCTGCGAATCCGCGATTTCATCCTGTTCGACCCGGTCAGCTTCAACCCGTACAACGCGACCGCACGCATCCATGGCACGGAGATCCGCTGGCAGTATGACGATGCCCGTTGGCGATTCGACCTGTCGGGATCCCTGCAAGACCCACAGAATGAGGTAACCGGCGGCAAGCTGGTGCGCCGATCGCACAAGTCGCTCAGTGCGTCAGCCCAGCGTCGCTTCAACACCGTTGCCGTCGGCCTGGACGTGTTTGCGCAGGGACGCCGCGAGGACAGCAACCAGGCCATCCTGGGGGGCTACGGACTGCTCAATGCGGACGTCACCTGGCAGCTTTCGCCAAGTCTTCGGCTGGCCGTTCGCGGCGAGAACCTGCTGGACAGGCGCTATGAGCTGATCGACGACTACCGCACCGCCGCCGCCAGCGGATATGTGACACTGCGGTACGACTGGCAGCCGTAA